TAAAGAAGCGGATGTTTTAATGAAAGGCAATATCCCGACTAATCTTATTTTAAAAGCTGTCTTAAATAAGGATTTTGGGTTGAGAACAGGAAATGTCCTTTCACATGTTGCTTTTTTTGAGATCCCTGGATTTGAACGTTTTACTATTGTGACGGATGCTGCGATGAATATCGCACCTGACCTGCAACAAAAAGCTCAAATAATTAAAAATGCGGTTTCATTAGCTAAGTCCGTAGGGATTGAGACTCCTAAGGTAGCTCCTTTAGCTGCCGTTGAAGTAATAAATCCATCTATGCAAGCAACCTTGGATGCGGCATCACTAACGTTGATGAATAAGCGTGGTCAAATATCAGGCTGTATAGTTGATGGTCCGCTTGCATTAGACAATGCAGTATCAGTTCTCGCTGCAGAACACAAAGGAATACAAAGTGAAGTAGCCGGTCATGCTGATATTCTTCTAGTGCCTACAATTGAAGTTGGAAATGTGTTATATAAATCGTTAATTTACTTTGCAAAAGCCAAGGTGGGTGCTGTCATAGCCGGAGCCAAGGCACCAATTGTTTTAACTTCACGAGCAGATTCAGCTGAAAGTAAGCTTTATTCTCTAGCATTAGCGCTATGTTGTGTTTCAAAATAGAGATTCTTAACATTCGAGGAGGAATTTATAATGGAAATTTTCAAGTATTTAGAGACTTATGATTATGAGCAAGTGGTATTCTGCCAAGATAAGCAATCAGGTTTAAAAGCAATTATTGCAATCCATGATACAACACTAGGACCTGCGTTAGGCGGCACACGTATGTGGACGTATGAATCTGAAGATGCTGCGATTGAAGATGCACTAAGATTAGCAAAAGGTATGACATATAAAAATGCAGCAGCCGGTTTAAATCTTGGCGGAGGTAAGACCGTTATCATTGGTGATCCTCGTAAAGATAAGAATGAAGAAATGTTTCGTGCTTTTGGACGTTATATCCAAGGTCTAAATGGTAGATATATTACTGCAGAAGACGTTGGTACTACTGTTGCAGATATGGATCTTATTCATGAAGAAACAGATTATGTCACTGGTATTTCACCTGCATTTGGATCTTCAGGAAACCCATCACCAGTTACCGCTTATGGTGTTTACAGAGGAATGAAAGCCGCTGCAAAAGCAGCTTTTGATTCTGATTCTTTAGAAGGAAAGGTTATTGCTGTTCAGGGTGTAGGAAATGTTGCATACAACTTATGCCGTCATCTGCACGAAGAAGGAGCAAAGTTAATTGTTACTGATATTAACAAAGAAGCAGTACAACGCGCAGTTGAGGAGTTTGGTGCACGTGCCGTTGATCCAAATGAAATCTATAGTGTTGAATGTGATATTTATGCTCCATGTGCATTAGGCGCCACAATTAATGATGATACCATTCCACAATTAAAAGCAAAAGTAATTGCTGGAGCTGCAAATAACCAATTAAAAGAAACACGTCATGGTGACCTTATTCATGAAATGGGTATAATTTATGCACCGGACTACGTAATTAATGCTGGCGGAGTAATTAACGTTGCAGATGAGTTATATGGATACAATCGTGAGCGTGCGTTGAAGAAAGTTGAACAGCTTTATACAAGTATTGAGAAAGTTATCGAAATCTCAAAACGTGATGGTATTCCAACCTATCTTGCTGCAGACCGTATGGTTGAAGAGAGAATTGAAAGAATGCGTAATTCTAGAAGCCAATTTCTCCAAAACGGGCATCACATTTTAAGTCGTAGAATTTCAAGATAAAACCTACTCGTTAAATAGATTGAGGGCTGAGCGCTGAATAGACATTCAGCGTCTTTGCCTTTAGATAGATGTCTAAATTGGAGGTAACAACGGTGCTAGAAAAAGAATATCGAATTCTCATCATCAACCCAGGCTCAACATCCACTAAGATCGGAGTCTTCGATAATGAAGTATCAATTTTTGAAAAAACCATTCGTCACGACACAGAAGTAATTAATACTTTTAAAAATATAATTGAACAATATGAATTTAGAAAAAATACAATTTTGGAAACACTGGATAAAGAAGGTATAAATATATCGAAACTATCCGCTGTTTGTGGCCGTGGTGGACTGCTTCGTCCAATTGAAGGTGGAACCTATGCTGTTAATGAAATGATGCTCGAGGACCTGCGCGTCGGTTTTTCAGGTCAACACGCATCAAACTTGGGCGGTATTATTGCATATGAGATAGCATCAGGTTTAAATATACCATCTTTCATTGTGGATCCCGTCGTGGTAGACGAATTGGATCCAATCGCAAGAATTTCTGGCTTCTCTTTGATTGAAAGAAAAAGTATCTTTCATGCATTAAATCAAAAAGCAGTCGCTAGAAGGGTAGCGAAGGATCTTGGGAAAAAATACACGGATTTGAACTTAATTGTTACCCATATGGGTGGCGGTATTACTGTAGGCATACATAAAAAAGGTAGAGTTGTGGATGTGAACAACGGTCTACATGGTGATGGACCATTTAGTCCTGAGCGAGCCGGAACAGTGCCTGCAGGTGATTTAGTTGCCCTTTGTTTCTCAGGGGAACATTATCGTGAAGAAATCATGAAAAGACTGGTTGGTCAAGGTGGACTGGTTGGATACCTTGGTACAAATGATGCAGTAAAAGTGGAACAACGAATAGAAGCTGGTGACCAAGAGGCTAAACTTGTATATGATGCAATGGCCTATCAAGTGGCAAAAGAAATTGGTGCAGCCAGTGCTGTATTATCAGGTAAGGTAGATGCGATTATTTTGACTGGCGGTCTTGCCTACGGGAAAGGTTTTGTAAAGTCGATTACAGATAGAATTAATTGGATTGCCGACGTTATTGTTCAACCAGGTGAAAACGAACTCCAAGCTTTAGCTGAAGGAGCACTTCGAGTTCTACGCGGTGAAGAAGATGTAAAAACGTATCCAGGAAACTTTTTAACTGCAAAAATCTAATATTATTGGGGAGGAAATACAATTGGCACAAGAATACGATTTAGTCATTCTTGGAGGTGGAACGGGCGGCTATGTAGCTGCTATTCGCGCTTCACAGCTAGGACTTAAAACAGCTATTGTAGAAAAAGGGAAGCTTGGCGGGACATGTCTGCACCAAGGCTGTATACCAAGTAAGGCATTACTGCGGAGCGCTGAAGTTTTTGCTACTGCCAAACATAGTGAGAACTTTGGGGTTGTTACCGGCGAGGTTTCTGTTGATTTTGGAAAAGTGCAGGAAAGAAAAAATAAAATTATCGAGCAGCTTCATAAAGGTGTGCAACATTTAATGAAACAAGGGAAAATAGATGTTTATCATGGGATTGGCCGCATCTTAGGTCCTTCTATTTTTTCACCAATGCCAGGCACGATTTCCGTAGAAATGAACAATGGGGAAGAAAATGAGATGCTGATCCCTAAAAATGTAATTGTGGCTACTGGCTCTAGACCTAGAACGCTTCCGGGACTTGAAATTTGTGGAGAGTATGTGATGTCTTCAGATGAAGCATTGCAGCTGAAGGAACTGCCAAGCTCCATTGTCATTGTTGGTGGTGGCGTCATTGGTATTGAATGGGCATCTATGCTTTCTGATTTTGGAGTGGAAGTAACAGTTATTGAATACGCAGACCGAATTATTCCTACAGAGGATAAGGAAATCTCCAAAGAGATGCAACGTTTAATGAAGAAAAAAGGTGTTAAACTGGTTACTAGCGCTAAAGTACTTCCGGAAACTCTCGTGAAGGATAACGGTATATCAATCCGTGCTGAAGTAAAAGGAGAACAGAAGGAATTTAAGGCAGATAAGCTCCTTGTCTCAGTAGGACGTCAAGCAAATACTGAGGGTATTGGCCTTGAGAATACAGAGATCCAAGTGGAAAAAGGCTTTATTGCTACCAACGAATTTTTCCAAACAAAGGAATCACATATTTATGCAATCGGTGATGTCATTGGTGGATTACAATTGGCACATGTAGCTTCCCATGAAGGAATTGTTGCTGTCGAGCATATTGCCGGAAAAGACCCATCACCATTTGATTACAATCTTGTATCTAGATGTATTTATAGTAATCCAGAGGTTTCAAGTGTTGGAATCACAGAAGATCAAGCAAAAGAAAAAGGTCATAAAGTGAAAGTTGGAAAATTTTCTTTTAAAGCCATTGGGAAGGCGCTTGTATTTGGCGAATCGGATGGTTTTGTGAAAATTGTAGCTGATGAAGAAACCAATGATATTCTAGGTGTGCATATGATTGGTCCACATGTAACAGATATGATTTCAGAGGCAGGACTCGCTATGGTATTAGATGCAACACCATGGGAAATTGCTCATACCATTCATCCACATCCAAGTCTCTCTGAGGCAATAGGGGAAGCGGCACTGGCGGTTGATGGAAAAGCGATTCATTCCTAAATAAAGGTATTTGCGAACAAATGGGAGGTAAGTAATATATGACAGAAAATCGTCATGAGGCTTTAGGTTTAAGCGATGGTAAAGTAATAGAAATGTATGAAACGATGCTTCTAGCCCGTAGGATTGATGAACGGATGTGGTTATTGAACCGTGCTGGTAAAATACCATTTGTTATCTCATGTCAAGGGCAAGAAGCAGCCCAAGTGGGAGCAGCGTTTGCTCTAGATACTGATAAGGATTATGTTTTACCATATTACCGTGATATGGGAGTTGTATTAACATTTGGTATGACTCCAAGAGAACTAATGCTTTCAGGGTTTGCGAAAGCAGAGGATCCGAATTCAGGCGGCCGACAAATGCCTGGACACTTTGGCCAAAAGAAAAATCGCATTGTGACAGGATCATCTCCCGTTACCACACAAGTTCCACATGCAGTTGGAATTGCTCTTGCTGGAAAAATGGAAAAAAAGGATCTTGTAACATTTGTAACCTTTGGAGAAGGTTCGTCCAACCAAGGTGACTTCCATGAAGGTGCGAACTTTGCAGGAGTGCATAAACTTCCAGTTATCTTCATGTGTGAAAATAATAAATACGCTATTTCTGTACCAATTGAAAAACAATTGGCCTGTGAAAAGGTATCCGACCGAGCCATTGGTTATGGCATGCCTGGTATTACAGTTGACGGAAATGACCCATTAGAAGTATATAAAGCCGTTAAAGAGGCTGCGGATCGTGGGCGTCGTGGTGAAGGACCAACGTTAGTTGAAACTGTTTCCTATCGTCTTACCCCACACTCTTCTGATGATGACGACCGTTCTTATCGAGCACCGGATGAGGTAGCAAAAGCAAAAACAAAAGATCCTATCATTACATTTGGTGCATATTTAAAGGAAACAGGTGTCTTGAATGATGAGATGGAAAAGGAAATAAACGACCGCGTGATGAAGCTGGTGAATGAAGCAACTGATTATGCTGAAAATGCTCCTTATGCTGCACCAGAAGAAGCGATGAAATATGTTTATGCACAAGAGTAAGGGGGATTTAACATGGCGATTATTTCATATATTGATTCAATAACTATGGCTATGCGTGAAGAAATGGAACGAGATCCTAAGGTATTTGTTTTAGGAGAAGATGTTGGAGTAAAAGGCGGCGTGTTTAAAGCTACACAAGGCTTGTATGAACAATTTGGTGAAGAGCGCGTCATTGATACTCCACTTGCTGAATCAGCGATTGCAGGAGTTGGGATCGGTGCAGCTATGTATGGAATGCGTCCAATTGCTGAAATGCAATTCGCTGATTTCATTATGCCGGCAGTCAATCAAATTATTTCTGAAGCGGCAAAAATTCGCTATCGCTCAAATAATGACTGGAACTGTC
The window above is part of the Bacillus sp. SORGH_AS_0510 genome. Proteins encoded here:
- the yqiS gene encoding phosphate butyryltransferase, with the protein product MLLDTLFQKATREGVNTVAVAAAEDEEVIEAVLDALNRNLARFILFGDKDKIISLLQMRKYEDQGKQNLNIVHTNSTNESAELAVKSVFHKEADVLMKGNIPTNLILKAVLNKDFGLRTGNVLSHVAFFEIPGFERFTIVTDAAMNIAPDLQQKAQIIKNAVSLAKSVGIETPKVAPLAAVEVINPSMQATLDAASLTLMNKRGQISGCIVDGPLALDNAVSVLAAEHKGIQSEVAGHADILLVPTIEVGNVLYKSLIYFAKAKVGAVIAGAKAPIVLTSRADSAESKLYSLALALCCVSK
- the bcd gene encoding branched-chain amino acid dehydrogenase — translated: MEIFKYLETYDYEQVVFCQDKQSGLKAIIAIHDTTLGPALGGTRMWTYESEDAAIEDALRLAKGMTYKNAAAGLNLGGGKTVIIGDPRKDKNEEMFRAFGRYIQGLNGRYITAEDVGTTVADMDLIHEETDYVTGISPAFGSSGNPSPVTAYGVYRGMKAAAKAAFDSDSLEGKVIAVQGVGNVAYNLCRHLHEEGAKLIVTDINKEAVQRAVEEFGARAVDPNEIYSVECDIYAPCALGATINDDTIPQLKAKVIAGAANNQLKETRHGDLIHEMGIIYAPDYVINAGGVINVADELYGYNRERALKKVEQLYTSIEKVIEISKRDGIPTYLAADRMVEERIERMRNSRSQFLQNGHHILSRRISR
- the buk gene encoding butyrate kinase, whose protein sequence is MSKLEVTTVLEKEYRILIINPGSTSTKIGVFDNEVSIFEKTIRHDTEVINTFKNIIEQYEFRKNTILETLDKEGINISKLSAVCGRGGLLRPIEGGTYAVNEMMLEDLRVGFSGQHASNLGGIIAYEIASGLNIPSFIVDPVVVDELDPIARISGFSLIERKSIFHALNQKAVARRVAKDLGKKYTDLNLIVTHMGGGITVGIHKKGRVVDVNNGLHGDGPFSPERAGTVPAGDLVALCFSGEHYREEIMKRLVGQGGLVGYLGTNDAVKVEQRIEAGDQEAKLVYDAMAYQVAKEIGAASAVLSGKVDAIILTGGLAYGKGFVKSITDRINWIADVIVQPGENELQALAEGALRVLRGEEDVKTYPGNFLTAKI
- the lpdA gene encoding dihydrolipoyl dehydrogenase yields the protein MAQEYDLVILGGGTGGYVAAIRASQLGLKTAIVEKGKLGGTCLHQGCIPSKALLRSAEVFATAKHSENFGVVTGEVSVDFGKVQERKNKIIEQLHKGVQHLMKQGKIDVYHGIGRILGPSIFSPMPGTISVEMNNGEENEMLIPKNVIVATGSRPRTLPGLEICGEYVMSSDEALQLKELPSSIVIVGGGVIGIEWASMLSDFGVEVTVIEYADRIIPTEDKEISKEMQRLMKKKGVKLVTSAKVLPETLVKDNGISIRAEVKGEQKEFKADKLLVSVGRQANTEGIGLENTEIQVEKGFIATNEFFQTKESHIYAIGDVIGGLQLAHVASHEGIVAVEHIAGKDPSPFDYNLVSRCIYSNPEVSSVGITEDQAKEKGHKVKVGKFSFKAIGKALVFGESDGFVKIVADEETNDILGVHMIGPHVTDMISEAGLAMVLDATPWEIAHTIHPHPSLSEAIGEAALAVDGKAIHS
- a CDS encoding thiamine pyrophosphate-dependent dehydrogenase E1 component subunit alpha; this translates as MTENRHEALGLSDGKVIEMYETMLLARRIDERMWLLNRAGKIPFVISCQGQEAAQVGAAFALDTDKDYVLPYYRDMGVVLTFGMTPRELMLSGFAKAEDPNSGGRQMPGHFGQKKNRIVTGSSPVTTQVPHAVGIALAGKMEKKDLVTFVTFGEGSSNQGDFHEGANFAGVHKLPVIFMCENNKYAISVPIEKQLACEKVSDRAIGYGMPGITVDGNDPLEVYKAVKEAADRGRRGEGPTLVETVSYRLTPHSSDDDDRSYRAPDEVAKAKTKDPIITFGAYLKETGVLNDEMEKEINDRVMKLVNEATDYAENAPYAAPEEAMKYVYAQE